From a region of the Dictyostelium discoideum AX4 chromosome 2 chromosome, whole genome shotgun sequence genome:
- a CDS encoding hypothetical protein (Similar to Dictyostelium discoideum (Slime mold). prespore-specific protein): MLSLSNSGTRVLNIIGRNQSISSTMIISNSLTSIIPSLSYSTKGGRRNLRDSSEVIIKPKNDNNDNNNNINKNNDINVNSGDIQRSSGEVITKPKNSNNNVDNESKKVTKNRTSSEVSIKPRIEKINDNNNNVDREIIYSQKRTSSGVKTIKPINDNSNNNNNNGNEKIDDSPKRYSRLKPSKTINKHENEKTIDSQKRIYGLKTFDKEPIKSSRMGLGSMLTKERKSYKNINLENNDEPSPIVTLNSEKVFSQKRVRNLKTNEDKKIENEDLPTPPLKSYQPNKKPTITDTQNRNYILKSKSSIDIDDTNNNNNYNSYNRNNNNNNNNYNNNENENENENENENENENEIEKQENNNNNNYNEEKKNEIHISQIRSVLSIFERRPEDLVKLYIDSKFYKDNKLELKALIKHFVDSSKTYKILNEEESEETLRKVSGTIHHGGICAVTKKKYCMPTKELFDKEMEKANFLSNSPFTNKVHSFSSEFSKSKILNQIKFNSLGSGSKPVVLLLDGIENPQNIGAIIRSAVLFGVESVIFVNEFDKKTGSINPYSAESYRSSRGAVEYCNISQLYLRRDAAEVLDEFVENGWEVVTTASNKLIDDNADNGIVEQFKPLKSLTKNISLYSDESNRVLGLKPIVLVLGSETKGISRTISKKSTVSISIPGTGLIESLNVSQASSIILGECWRIQARSLQKPNIERVKQIRAKGIESLEISPKLLGIKESEIYKDELQQQDEQQHDQEEQEQDEQEQEQYKEEYKPKLKPRKLKNKKVELKAKIGKPRNKKRF, from the coding sequence ATGTTATCCTTATCAAATAGTGGTACCAGagtattaaatattattggtAGAAATCAAAGCATATCATCCACAATGATAATATCTAATTCGTTAACATCAATAATTCCATCATTATCATATTCAACTAAAGGAGGTAGAAGAAATTTAAGAGATTCAAGTGAAGTTAttataaaaccaaaaaatgataacaacgacaacaacaacaacattaataaaaataatgatataaatGTAAATTCAGGTGACATTCAAAGAAGTTCAGGTGAAGTTATAACTAAACCAAAAAATAGTAACAACAATGTTGATAATGAAAGTAAAAAAGTCACTAAAAATAGAACTTCATCAGAAGTTTCAATAAAACcaagaattgaaaaaatcaacgataataataataatgtagatcgtgaaattatttattctCAAAAAAGAACTTCAAGTGGagttaaaacaataaaaccaataaatgataatagtaataataataataataatggaaatgaaaaaattgatgATTCTCCAAAAAGATATTCAAGATTAAAACCttcaaaaactattaataaacatgaaaatgaaaaaactaTTGATTctcaaaaaagaatttatggATTAAAAACTTTTGATAAAGAACCAATTAAATCTTCAAGAATGGGTTTAGGTAGTATGTTaacaaaagaaagaaaatcttataaaaatataaatttggaaaataatgatgaaccTTCACCAATTGTCACTCTAAATAGTGAAAAAGTATTTAGTCAAAAAAGAgttagaaatttaaaaaccaatgaagataaaaaaattgaaaatgaagatttaccaacaccacctttaaaaagttaccaaccaaataaaaaacccaCAATAACTGATACTCAAAAtagaaattatatattaaaatctaaaagTAGTATAGATATTGAtgatactaataataataataattataatagttataatagaaataataataataataataataattataataataatgaaaatgaaaatgaaaatgaaaatgaaaatgaaaatgaaaatgaaaatgaaattgaaaaacaagaaaataataataataataattataatgaagaaaaaaagaatgaaataCATATATCACAAATTAGATCagttttatcaatatttgaaaGAAGACCAGAAGATTTagttaaattatatattgacagtaaattttataaagataataaattagaatTGAAAGCATTGATTAAACATTTTGTAGATTCAAGTAAAACttataaaatattgaatGAAGAAGAGAGTGAAGAAACTTTAAGAAAAGTTAGTGGTACAATTCATCATGGTGGTATTTGTGCAGttacaaaaaagaaatattgtATGCCAActaaagaattatttgataaagagATGGAAAAAGCCAATTTCCTTTCAAATTCACCATTCACCAATAAAGTTCATTCTTTCTCTagtgaattttcaaaatcaaaaattttaaatcaaattaaattcaattcattAGGTTCAGGTTCAAAACCAGTGGTTTTATTGTTGGATGGAATTGAAAATCCTCAAAATATTGGTGCAATCATTCGTAGTGCTGTTTTATTTGGTGTTGAATCTGTTATCTTTGtgaatgaatttgataaGAAAACAGGCTCAATCAATCCATACTCTGCTGAAAGTTATCGTAGCAGTCGTGGTGCTGTTGAATATTGTAATATCTCTCAACTTTATTTACGTAGAGATGCTGCTGAAGTTTTAgatgaatttgttgaaaatGGTTGGGAAGTAGTTACAACTGCAAGTAATAAACTCATTGATGACAATGCTGACAATGGCATCGTTGAACAATTCAAACCACTAAAATCATTAACAAAGAATATCTCATTATATTCTGATGAGTCAAATAGAGTTTTAGGACTTAAACCAATTGTATTGGTATTAGGTTCAGAAACAAAGGGTATTAGTAGAACAATTAGTAAAAAGTCAACtgtttcaatttcaattccaGGTACAggtttaattgaatcattaaaCGTTTCACAAGCATCTTCAATCATTTTAGGTGAATGTTGGCGTATTCAAGCTAGATCATTACAAAAACCAAACATTGAACGTGTTAAACAAATTAGAGCTAAAGGTATTGAATCATTAGAGATTTCACCAAAACTTTTAGGTATTAAAGAATCTGAAATCTATAAAGAtgaacttcaacaacaagatgaacaacaacatgatcaagaagaacaagaacaagatgaacaagaacaagaacaataTAAAGAAGAATataaaccaaaattaaaaccaagaaaattaaaaaataaaaaagttgaacTAAAAGCTAAAATTGGAAAACCacgtaataaaaaaagattttaa
- a CDS encoding hypothetical protein (Similar to Agrobacterium tumefaciens (Strain C58 / ATCC 33970). beta-mannosidase) → MKEEEMYYSKQTLNGEWKLQLANYKSDLPKDSKGEIPIKELKDDAQINATVPGEVHMDLFKNNLIPDLYIGEKELEYRWIPESDWKYSREFKICKKEYQRPINIDLVCEGIDTVADIFINGVKIEQRLENMFRIHRIKDIKSYLNKPKPDDNEDSEIVNQIEIIIYSPSKYCKDLAKKYKYEIPEWEYPNGIHHRNFIRKVACHFGWDWSSCFCPISIFKDISLEFYSLPLIKEVMIHQNHKDYHLIGSVEIEISLRFYTSSICSFRQDKDLPIEISVVHRSTGTTTHKLLSLNTSKLLKDSKYTLSMVINDAKLWWPIGHGEQNLYDITISIPNLTSNKKITTNPNKNNNANTTTTTIASLINEDAPITSPTCEENNIDNITNDENNNNNNNNNNNNNNNNNNNNNNNNNNNNNNNNNKNENIIYKIKKTIGLRTSTVDVSKDIHGRKFQIVVNGVAIFAKGADWIPADHFLTRITNEKIFHLLNASRLANMNCLRVWGGGQYETDYFYEICDEFGIMLWQDFMFGCALYPTNKEFLKNVKKEVKCQLNRIGSHPSIVLWCGSNESEQAITDRVWDPIKHNPHRYTIDFNTLYVGVIMKVLKKKLPDAFFWVSSPSNGVHEWGDPNDPTRGDTHYWGVWHGNLDYISGYLNSKSRFLSEFGFQSLPSFSELKKVLSSPDQLNITSPEMEGRQRSPNPGNLGILKHVGLHFRVPLDFELLCYTSQILQAISIKTGCEHWRRSKPYCMGTLYWQLNDVWVGPSWSSIEYNGNWKPLQYFAKKFYQPILLSFVENADILEVWLTHDYDNLDNIYIQSKLVILVWSLETSTIVNTVETIASVVLSDRNQLSKRVLQISKDKLFGVLPLPSNNYIVTGHFDCDTIKSNNQDLVSKFTIENYSDISNTYYPCAFKKLILKPTKIQFSNNCQSGVVVDPNWCRLSSTPMKSSNVTVNHENKSFEFTIESTQSIALFVWIECVNYPSGYYSDNGFNLFKDYPKSVTYYPLEFNPLVIPKFTFTSLRDTY, encoded by the exons ATGAAAGAAGAGGAAATGTATTATTCAAAGCAAACATTAAATGGAGAATGGAAATTACAATTGGCAAATTATAAATCCGATTTACCAAAAGATTCAAAAGGCGAAATCCCAatcaaagaattaaaagatgatGCTCAAATTAATGCAACAGTTCCGGGTGAAGTTCATAtggatttatttaaaaacaatttaataccAGACTTATATATTGGTGAAAAAGAA ttagaATATAGATGGATACCTGAAAGTGATTGGAAATATAGtagagaatttaaaatttgtaaaaaagaaTATCAAAGACcaataaatattgatttagtATGTGAAGGTATTGATACAGTTgcagatatttttattaatggtGTAAAGATTGAACAAAGACTAGAGAATATGTTCCGTATTCATAGGATCAAGGATATAAAGAGTTACTTGAATAAACCAAAACCAGACGATAATGAAGATAGTGAAATCGTTAATCAAATTGAAATCATCATTTATTCACCATCAAAGTATTGTAAAGATTTAGCaaagaaatataaatatGAAATTCCAGAATGGGAATATCCAAATGGTATACATCATAGAAATTTCATTAGAAAAGTTGCATGTCATTTTGGATGGGATTGGTCAAGTTGTTTTTGTCCAATCTCTATCTTTAAAGATATCTCATTAGAATTCTACtcattaccattaattaaagagGTAATGATTCATCAGAATCATAAAGACTATCATCTAATAGGCTctgttgaaattgaaatctcTCTAAGATTTTACACAAGTTCAATATGTAGTTTTAGACAAGATAAAgatttaccaattgaaatttcagTGGTTCATCGTAGTACTGGCACTACAACTCATAAGTTGTTAAGTTTAAATACAAGTaaacttttaaaagattcaaaATATACTCTGTCAATGGTTATTAATGATGCTAAATTATGGTGGCCAATTGGACATGGTGAACAAAATCTTTATGATATTACAATTTCAATTCCAAATTTaacttcaaataaaaaaattactacAAAcccaaataaaaacaataatgctaatactaccaccactactatagcatcattaattaatgaagatGCTCCAATAACTTCACCAACTTgtgaagaaaataatattgataatattacaaatgatgaaaacaataataataataataataataataataataataataataataataataataataataataataataataataataataataataataataataataaaaatgaaaatattatttataaaattaaaaaaacaattggttTGCGTACATCAACAGTTGATGTTTCAAAAGATATTCATGGTagaaaatttcaaattgtaGTCAATGGAGTTGCAATTTTTGCAAAAGGTGCAGATTGGATACCAGCAGATCATTTCTTAACAAGAATAACAAATGAAAAGATATTTCATCTTTTAAATGCATCACGTTTAGCCAATATGAATTGTTTAAGAGTTTGGGGTGGTGGTCAATATGAAACCGATTATTTCTATGAAATTTGTGATGAATTTGGTATAATGTTATGGCAAGATTTTATGTTTGGTTGTGCACTTTATCCAACCAATAAagaatttctaaaaaatgttaaaaaggAAGTGAAATGTCAACTTAATAGAATAGGATCTCATCCATCAATTGTATTATGGTGTGGAAGTAATGAAAGTGAACAAGCTATTACCGATCGTGTTTGGGATCCAATTAAACACAATCCTCATAGATATACCATCGATTTCAATACACTCTATGTTGGGGTGATAATGAaagtattgaaaaaaaaacttcCAGATGCATTCTTTTGGGTTAGTAGTCCATCCAATGGTGTACATGAATGGGGTGATCCTAATGATCCAACTAGAGGTGACACACACTATTGGGGTGTATGGCATGGTAATTTGGATTATATTAGTGgctatttaaattcaaagagTCGTTTCCTTTCAGAGTTTGGTTTTCAATCGTTACCATCATTTAGTGAACTTAAAAAGGTATTATCATCACCCGACCAATTGAATATAACTTCACCAGAGATGGAAGGTCGTCAAAGGTCACCAAATCCTGGTAATCTTGGCATTTTGAAACATGTTGGTCTTCATTTCCGTGTCCCATTGGATTTTGAATTACTTTGTTACACCAGTCAAATCCTTCAagcaatttcaattaaaaccgGTTGTGAACATTGGAGACGTAGTAAACCCTATTGTATGGGTACTCTATATTGGCAATTGAATGATGTTTGGGTTGGTCCAAGTTGGTCCTCAATTGAATACAATGGAAATTGGAAACCACTTCAATACTTTGCAAAGAAATTCTATCAACCAATTCTTTTATCTTTCGTTGAAAATGCTGATATTTTAGAGGTTTGGTTAACTCATGACTATGATAATTTGGATAATATCTATATTCAATCTAAATTGGTCATATTGGTTTGGAGTCTTGAAACCTCAACAATCGTAAACACTGTAGAGACCATTGCATCCGTTGTATTATCAGATAGAAATCAATTAAGTAAAAGAGTACTTCAAATTAGTAAAGACAAACTATTTGGCGTTTTACCATTaccttcaaataattatatagtAACTGGCCATTTCGATTGTGATACtatcaaatcaaataatcaaGACTTGGTTTCAAAATTCACCATTGAAAACTATTCCGATATTTCAAATACCTATTATCCATGTgcttttaaaaagttaattcTAAAACCAACAAAAATTCAATTCTCAAACAATTGTCAaagtggtgttgttgttgatccaAATTGGTGTCGTCTTTCATCTACTCCAATGAAATCTTCAAATGTAACTGTCAATCATGAAAATAAATCCTTTGAATTTACAATTGAATCAACCCAATCAATTGCTCTCTTTGTTTGGATTGAATGTGTAAATTATCCATCTGGTTATTATTCTGATAATggttttaatctttttaaagaTTATCCAAAATCTGTAACCTATTATCCTTTAGAATTTAATCCATTAGTCATACCAAAATTTACTTTTACATCTTTAAGAGATacttattaa
- a CDS encoding hypothetical protein (HYPOTHETICAL PROTEIN PA3216. 3/101): MAQELIVYNNFKEFYPYYLKEHTNRTNRRLHFVGTTLGFLTIVYALLTGQYRYLLLALVFGYSFAWAGHFFIEKNKPATFKYPIWSFRGDMKMYSSILSGKIKF; the protein is encoded by the exons ATGGCACAAGAACTCATTGTATATAACaactttaaagaattttatcCATACTATTTAAAGGAACACACTAACAGAACTAACAGAAGATTACACTTTGTTGGTACCACCTTAGGTTTCTTAACTATTGTTTATGCTTTATTAACTGGACAATAcagatatttattattagctTTGGTTTTTGGTTATAGTTTTGCTTGGGctg gtcatttctttattgaaaaaaataaaccagcAACTTTCAAATATCCAATTTGGTCTTTCAGAGGAGATATGAAAATGTATTCTTCAATTTTAAGTGGAAAAATtaagttttaa
- a CDS encoding hypothetical protein (Acetyltransferase, CysE/LacA/LpxA/NodL family) yields the protein MDTKMTEREKMTKGLMYDPGDEELCKGRTEARQLIHRFNNSMDKLERKDITKQLFGSTGEKIYLEPTLRVDYGYNIHVGENFYANFGAIFLDICPITIGKNAMLAPNVQLYSATHPIDPTERNSGLEFGKPITIGDNAWIGGGAIILPGVTLGDNVVVGSGAVVTRSFGSNVVIAGNPAKVIKEIPVKSE from the exons atGGATACCAAAATGAcagaaagagaaaaaatgACCAAAGGATTAATGTATGACCCAGGTGATGAAGAATTATGTAAAGGTAGAACCGAAGCCAGACAACTTATTCATAGATTTAATAATAGCATGGATAAGTTGGAAAGAAAAGATATCACCAAACAATTATTTGGATCAACTGGCGAAAAGATTTATCTTGAACCAACATTAAGAGTGGATTATGGCTACAATATTCACGTTGGTGAGAATTTCTATGCAAATTTTGGTGCcatatttttagatatttgcCCAATTACAATTGGAAAGAATGCAATGTTAGCTCCAAATGTTCAATTATATTCTGCAACTCACCCAATTGATCCAACTGAACGTAACTCTGGTTTAGAATTTGGTAAGCCTATTACAATTGGAGATAATGCTTGGATTGG tGGTGGAGCAATAATTTTACCTGGTGTCACATTAGGTGataatgttgttgttggttctGGAGCTGTAGTAACTAGATCATTTGGAAGTAATGTTGTTATTGCTGGAAATCCAGCCAAAGTTATTAAAGAAATACCTGTTAAATCCgaataa